A single Penaeus vannamei isolate JL-2024 chromosome 22, ASM4276789v1, whole genome shotgun sequence DNA region contains:
- the LOC113822701 gene encoding sodium-dependent proline transporter isoform X1 — translation METKERGYSMGSTASQGQTPSLVSAPSRRMSASSSVTSKSRKISRIEMVNMPGGAMVLEVDERDDDAVSILSRRDSLSGARTVGGVAPLPDTAYFDKKIKIEMAHHSPAVGSKPGEDSGDEGEGDTPLDAVNEESKKDKDPLLTYGLSNVLNHLCLALASPAFFRLPALAYKWGSTDGSGFLLAYCITLLVVALPTSVLELTMAQFSSLGTVTIFRCLPVLTGVGIGMVAACSVLMVYTSTVFTWSTLYLFDCMHKKLPWENCPNGTKYCMEPQKTFLNASNATDVTKYFPSDFYFLDNVAQVFEPRDALSPNLSLALIQLFLWLALVFLVSRRNVWQSGIFSKAMALLTLAMLVAMVAVGLTFRESGAGLYAVFKVRPSNLAKPDIWVDALGQALWTLGPTLGILISRASYKRFRERIRLDAYTAVGANIFVALLLHLALFPFLNHLTSDKSPGYFFVISSYAVARMQEQQLAGVVLYLCVCKALLDHTNSLAATVLVSINDLLPIKWRSGGRRFTCECLVCLGGLLASLFFVSRGGFYLLNAMDAYIPWMYGLVLGLLEVSGLVYLYGTKNITKHFHVMIRKKTLVFPVLWKFILSPVLLALLIWVCVVGLEGPEWWDHPHLTESDEKVYSNIGLALALLPVFLCPVATLVVLYTNRKSPKELLEPRPTWGPALAKHRAFYTPGILKVHTRRPLLVVKVDYENIEDLPPKGWIPYGYFKVPSVSMPQYLMDNLSSVGTTTKKEIARYLKAVFSNNLDSNDWVNDDLGEDNPIVTIATENSSDVDVFSGDILNVDGPRPRTSASMSSGVLLQPATLYRSDAKLHNQLPVRNGLFNPVLTRNDVDIENK, via the exons ATGGAGACCAAAGAGAGGGGGTACTCGATGGGGTCGACCGCCAGCCAAGGTCAGACTCCGAGCCTCGTCAGCGCCCCCTCCAGGAGGATGTCGGCGTCATCCTCCGTCACGTCGAAGTCGAGGAAGATCTCCAGAATTG AGATGGTGAACATGCCAGGGGGGGCGATGGTGCTGGAGGTGGACGAGCGGGACGACGACGCCGTGTCCATCCTGAGCCGACGGGACAGCCTCTCCGGAGCTCGCACGGTCGGGGGCGTCGCTCCCTTGCCCGACACCGCCTACTTCGATAAGAAAATTAAGATCGAGATG GCTCACCACAGTCCGGCCGTCGGGAGCAAGCCAGGGGAAGATTCTGGCGACGAAGGCGAAGGAGACACGCCCTTGGACGCCGTGAACGAGGAGAGCAAGAAGGACAAAGACCCCCTCCTGACCTACGGCCTCTCCAACGTCCTCAACCACCTGTGTCTCGCCCTGGCTTCTCCCGCCTTCTTCAGGTTGCCAGCGCTCGCCTACAAGTGGGGCAGCACCGATGGCT CTGGCTTCCTCTTGGCGTACTGCATCACGCTCCTTGTGGTGGCTCTTCCGACCAGCGTCCTCGAGCTCACGATGGCCCAGTTCTCGTCGCTGGGCACCGTGACCATCTTCAGGTGTCTTCCCGTCCTCACTG GCGTGGGCATTGGCATGGTGGCAGCCTGCAGCGTCCTCATGGTTTACACAAGCACCGTCTTCACCTGGAGTACCCTCTACCTCTTTGACTGCATGCACAAGAAGCTGCCCTGGGAAAACTGCCCGAATGGAACGAAATATTGCATGGAACCACAGAAGACCTTCCTAAACGCCTCGAATGCCACAGACGTGACAAAGTACTTTCCGAGTGATTTCTACTTTCT aGATAACGTGGCGCAGGTGTTCGAGCCCCGAGACGCCCTCTCCCCGAACTTATCTCTGGCTCTCATCCAGCTGTTCCTGTGGCTCGCCCTCGTGTTCCTCGTGTCGCGGCGGAACGTGTGGCAGAGCGGGATATTCAGCAAGGCGATGGCCCTCCTGACCCTGGCCATGCTGGTGGCCATGGTGGCGGTGGGTCTGACCTTTAGGGAGAGCGGAGCGGGTCTCTATGCCGTCTTTAAGGTGCGGCCGAGCAATCTGGCGAAACCGGACATTTGGGTGGATGCTTTGGGGCAG gCACTGTGGACACTAGGCCCTACTCTTGGCATCCTCATCTCCAGAGCCAGCTATAAACGCTTCAGGGAGAGG ATCCGCCTGGACGCCTACACGGCCGTGGGAGCCAACATTTTCGTGGCACTGCTCCTGCACTtggccctcttccctttcctcaaccATCTGACGTCCGATAAAA gCCCTGGTTACTTCTTCGTCATTTCGTCCTACGCCGTCGCCCGAATGCAAGAACAGCAACTGGCCGGCGTGGTgctgtacctgtgcgtgtgcaaGGCTCTCCTCGACCACACGAACTCGCTCGCCGCCACCGTACTGGTCAGCATCAACGACCTCCTGCCCATTAAGTGGCGAAGTGGTGGGCGGCGGTTCACGTGCGAGTGCCTCGTGTGCCTGGGCGGGCTGTTGGCTAGTTTGTTCTTCGTGTCTCGG GGTGGTTTCTACTTACTGAATGCAATGGACGCGTACATACCTTGGATGTACGGCTTGGTGCTTGGACTGCTAGAAGTGTCCGGCCTCGTCTACCTTTACGGGACGAAGAACATCACCAAACACTTCCATGTGATGATACGAAAGAAGACGCTGGTGTTTCCTGTCCTTTGGAAGTTCATCCTGTCGCCCGTTCTCCTG GCACTGCTGATCTGGGTGTGCGTCGTGGGCCTCGAGGGACCCGAGTGGTGGGACCATCCGCACTTAACGGAATCGGACGAGAAGGTTTACTCCAACATAGGCCTAGCTCTCGCCCTGCTTCCCGTCTTCCTCTGTCCCGTGGCTACGCTGGTGGTTCTTTACACCAACAGAAAG TCGCCCAAAGAGCTCCTTGAGCCTCGACCGACATGGGGACCTGCCCTCGCCAAACACAGAGCCTTCTACACACCGGGTATTCTCAAGGTCCATACCCGAAGGCCTCTGTTGGTGGTAAAG GTGGATTATGAAAACATTGAAGACCTCCCACCAAAGGGATGGATTCCCTATGGGTACTTCAAGGTGCCTTCGGTGTCCATGCCGCAGTATTTGATGGATAACTTGTCTTCGGTTGGCACGACGACCAAGAAAGAAATTGCCAGATACTTGAAG GCAGTGTTCAGCAACAACCTTGACTCCAATGATTGGGTAAATGATGATCTTGGCGAAGACAACCCAATTGTAACTATTGCTACAGAAAATAGTAGTGATGTTGATGTGTTCTCCGGAGATATCCTCAATGTGGATGGTCCAAGGCCTAGAACGTCAGCAAGTATGTCTTCCGGGGTTTTATTACAGCCTGCCACCCTTTATAGGAGTGATGCTAAATTGCATAATCAATTACCTGTCCGTAATGGTCTTTTCAATCCAGTCCTTACAAGAAATGATGTAGATATTGAgaataaatga
- the LOC113822701 gene encoding sodium-dependent proline transporter isoform X2, with translation METKERGYSMGSTASQGQTPSLVSAPSRRMSASSSVTSKSRKISRIEMVNMPGGAMVLEVDERDDDAVSILSRRDSLSGARTVGGVAPLPDTAYFDKKIKIEMAHHSPAVGSKPGEDSGDEGEGDTPLDAVNEESKKDKDPLLTYGLSNVLNHLCLALASPAFFRLPALAYKWGSTDGSGFLLAYCITLLVVALPTSVLELTMAQFSSLGTVTIFRCLPVLTGVGIGMVAACSVLMVYTSTVFTWSTLYLFDCMHKKLPWENCPNGTKYCMEPQKTFLNASNATDVTKYFPSDFYFLDNVAQVFEPRDALSPNLSLALIQLFLWLALVFLVSRRNVWQSGIFSKAMALLTLAMLVAMVAVGLTFRESGAGLYAVFKVRPSNLAKPDIWVDALGQALWTLGPTLGILISRASYKRFRERIRLDAYTAVGANIFVALLLHLALFPFLNHLTSDKSPGYFFVISSYAVARMQEQQLAGVVLYLCVCKALLDHTNSLAATVLVSINDLLPIKWRSGGRRFTCECLVCLGGLLASLFFVSRGGFYLLNAMDAYIPWMYGLVLGLLEVSGLVYLYGTKNITKHFHVMIRKKTLVFPVLWKFILSPVLLALLIWVCVVGLEGPEWWDHPHLTESDEKVYSNIGLALALLPVFLCPVATLVVLYTNRKSPKELLEPRPTWGPALAKHRAFYTPGILKVHTRRPLLVVKVDYENIEDLPPKGWIPYGYFKVPSVSMPQYLMDNLSSVGTTTKKEIARYLKCSATTLTPMIG, from the exons ATGGAGACCAAAGAGAGGGGGTACTCGATGGGGTCGACCGCCAGCCAAGGTCAGACTCCGAGCCTCGTCAGCGCCCCCTCCAGGAGGATGTCGGCGTCATCCTCCGTCACGTCGAAGTCGAGGAAGATCTCCAGAATTG AGATGGTGAACATGCCAGGGGGGGCGATGGTGCTGGAGGTGGACGAGCGGGACGACGACGCCGTGTCCATCCTGAGCCGACGGGACAGCCTCTCCGGAGCTCGCACGGTCGGGGGCGTCGCTCCCTTGCCCGACACCGCCTACTTCGATAAGAAAATTAAGATCGAGATG GCTCACCACAGTCCGGCCGTCGGGAGCAAGCCAGGGGAAGATTCTGGCGACGAAGGCGAAGGAGACACGCCCTTGGACGCCGTGAACGAGGAGAGCAAGAAGGACAAAGACCCCCTCCTGACCTACGGCCTCTCCAACGTCCTCAACCACCTGTGTCTCGCCCTGGCTTCTCCCGCCTTCTTCAGGTTGCCAGCGCTCGCCTACAAGTGGGGCAGCACCGATGGCT CTGGCTTCCTCTTGGCGTACTGCATCACGCTCCTTGTGGTGGCTCTTCCGACCAGCGTCCTCGAGCTCACGATGGCCCAGTTCTCGTCGCTGGGCACCGTGACCATCTTCAGGTGTCTTCCCGTCCTCACTG GCGTGGGCATTGGCATGGTGGCAGCCTGCAGCGTCCTCATGGTTTACACAAGCACCGTCTTCACCTGGAGTACCCTCTACCTCTTTGACTGCATGCACAAGAAGCTGCCCTGGGAAAACTGCCCGAATGGAACGAAATATTGCATGGAACCACAGAAGACCTTCCTAAACGCCTCGAATGCCACAGACGTGACAAAGTACTTTCCGAGTGATTTCTACTTTCT aGATAACGTGGCGCAGGTGTTCGAGCCCCGAGACGCCCTCTCCCCGAACTTATCTCTGGCTCTCATCCAGCTGTTCCTGTGGCTCGCCCTCGTGTTCCTCGTGTCGCGGCGGAACGTGTGGCAGAGCGGGATATTCAGCAAGGCGATGGCCCTCCTGACCCTGGCCATGCTGGTGGCCATGGTGGCGGTGGGTCTGACCTTTAGGGAGAGCGGAGCGGGTCTCTATGCCGTCTTTAAGGTGCGGCCGAGCAATCTGGCGAAACCGGACATTTGGGTGGATGCTTTGGGGCAG gCACTGTGGACACTAGGCCCTACTCTTGGCATCCTCATCTCCAGAGCCAGCTATAAACGCTTCAGGGAGAGG ATCCGCCTGGACGCCTACACGGCCGTGGGAGCCAACATTTTCGTGGCACTGCTCCTGCACTtggccctcttccctttcctcaaccATCTGACGTCCGATAAAA gCCCTGGTTACTTCTTCGTCATTTCGTCCTACGCCGTCGCCCGAATGCAAGAACAGCAACTGGCCGGCGTGGTgctgtacctgtgcgtgtgcaaGGCTCTCCTCGACCACACGAACTCGCTCGCCGCCACCGTACTGGTCAGCATCAACGACCTCCTGCCCATTAAGTGGCGAAGTGGTGGGCGGCGGTTCACGTGCGAGTGCCTCGTGTGCCTGGGCGGGCTGTTGGCTAGTTTGTTCTTCGTGTCTCGG GGTGGTTTCTACTTACTGAATGCAATGGACGCGTACATACCTTGGATGTACGGCTTGGTGCTTGGACTGCTAGAAGTGTCCGGCCTCGTCTACCTTTACGGGACGAAGAACATCACCAAACACTTCCATGTGATGATACGAAAGAAGACGCTGGTGTTTCCTGTCCTTTGGAAGTTCATCCTGTCGCCCGTTCTCCTG GCACTGCTGATCTGGGTGTGCGTCGTGGGCCTCGAGGGACCCGAGTGGTGGGACCATCCGCACTTAACGGAATCGGACGAGAAGGTTTACTCCAACATAGGCCTAGCTCTCGCCCTGCTTCCCGTCTTCCTCTGTCCCGTGGCTACGCTGGTGGTTCTTTACACCAACAGAAAG TCGCCCAAAGAGCTCCTTGAGCCTCGACCGACATGGGGACCTGCCCTCGCCAAACACAGAGCCTTCTACACACCGGGTATTCTCAAGGTCCATACCCGAAGGCCTCTGTTGGTGGTAAAG GTGGATTATGAAAACATTGAAGACCTCCCACCAAAGGGATGGATTCCCTATGGGTACTTCAAGGTGCCTTCGGTGTCCATGCCGCAGTATTTGATGGATAACTTGTCTTCGGTTGGCACGACGACCAAGAAAGAAATTGCCAGATACTTGAAG TGTTCAGCAACAACCTTGACTCCAATGATTGGGTAA
- the LOC113800767 gene encoding uncharacterized protein, producing the protein MSAGGRAQPQTESLPRPAMIIHRILLLALVASATWAHPQRQRQTPLSMGMRFLGNIRDGVTKTFQGIFGGGNTRQTKEQIQGRPFQQQLAPRPHPGPMQPHGVHEVVHHSSSHTTGPPSSFFTVVHEAPEASTAFPDIQGFTDESFKPSTFFNGHTPFQGKVEEEELPLVVNEVVVSRPETNVFARPPSFLVTHDPQADKHVPPSHNSQTSTFSSFGKSPLDTPIPFGNSATFSLGKLRDSSSDPPSPFRDADEDTDALGPSSHTSGHGPRPTPFVQRLKPSVGSPARVEPTTHPFVHRPHPTTRQFLQQTRPTPRPHSSLKTKPSSTFFKASNPFKPSEEITKAPKHSFTSSIPAEPSSVAFKPIAPSPSPTLFRHTPSDVVRHAAPAHEARPQREAFKKPVTPAKVGGGHINTGTKMTVVSTLNEDGTQATQVKGYEFGYGVLDGNTGNQFYHAEKREEGLTKGSYKIQLPDGRVQTVTYVADGNGFHPKITYEGEAQYPNSEPEDAA; encoded by the exons ATCCTCCTCCTTGCGCTGGTGGCCTCGGCAACATGGGCTCACCCGCAGCGCCAGCGTCAGACCCCGCTCTCGATGGGCATGCGCTTCCTGGGCAACATTCGCGACGGCGTCACCAAGACCTTCCAGGGAATCTTCGGCGGCGGAAACACCCGCCAGACCAAGGAACAGATCCAGGGTCGTCCCTTCCAGCAGCAGCTCGCGCCACGACCCCACCCCGGCCCCATGCAGCCCCACGGCGTCCACGAGGTCGTCCATCACTCGAGCTCCCACACCACGGGGCCCCCCTCCTCGTTCTTCACAGTTGTGCACGAGGCCCCAGAGGCTTCAACCGCATTCCCAGACATCCAGGGCTTCACGGACGAAAGTTTCAAGCCCAGCACCTTCTTCAACGGCCACACTCCCTTCCAAGgcaaggtcgaggaggaggagctcCCCCTTGTTGTGAACGAGGTAGTGGTTAGTCGGCCTGAGACCAACGTATTCGCACGACCCCCGTCTTTCCTGGTCACCCACGACCCACAGGCTGACAAACATGTCCCTCCTTCCCACAACTCTCAGacgtccaccttctcctccttcgggaAGTCCCCCCTGGACACCCCGATCCCCTTCGGTAATTCGGCAACATTTAGCCTAGGTAAGCTCAGGGATAGTTCCTCtgatcccccatctcccttccgtGATGCTGACGAGGACACAGATGCTCTGGGgccttcctcccacacctccgGCCACGGACCAAGACCCACTCCTTTCGTCCAGCGTCTGAAGCCCAGCGTAGGCTCTCCCGCCCGCGTTGAGCCCACCACACACCCGTTCGTTCACCGCCCACACCCAACTACCCGTCAGTTCCTCCAGCAAACACGGCCTACACCACGGCCACACTCCTCTCTCAAGACGAAGCCTTCCAGCACGTTCTTCAAGGCAAGCAACCCATTCAAACCCTCGGAGGAAATCACAAAGGCTCCCAAGCACTCCTTTACCTCTTCGATCCCCGCCGAGCCCTCTTCAGTGGCCTTTAAGcccattgccccctccccctccccgacgctCTTCCGCCACACGCCCTCCGATGTGGTTCGCCATGCCGCCCCCGCCCACGAAGCGAGGCCTCAGCGGGAAGCCTTTAAGAAACCGGTGACGCCCGCTAAGGTCGGCGGCGGCCACATCAACACTGGCACCAAGATGACCGTCGTCAGTACCCTGAACGAAGATGGCACTCAG GCCACACAAGTCAAGGGCTACGAGTTCGGATACGGCGTGCTGGACGGCAACACCGGGAATCAGTTCTACCACGCGGAGAAGCGCGAGGAAGGACTGACCAAGGGATCCTACAAGATCCAGCTTCCCGACGGCCGCGTCCAGACCGTCACCTACGTGGCCGATGGCAACGGCTTCCACCCCAAGATCACTTACGAGGGCGAGGCGCAATACCCCAATTCCGAACCCGAAGACGCTGCTTAA